The following coding sequences are from one Megachile rotundata isolate GNS110a chromosome 13, iyMegRotu1, whole genome shotgun sequence window:
- the CPF2 gene encoding cuticular protein CPF2 isoform X2 — MFRFLVICGCLLAVGQAGVIGGGLLATAPAALAVQPAAASLPLNAAAAVAVPTIATSTSNVIRAPVTAALAAPTLLAPGLTTAIAAGPTIATGIAAAPLGLNGLALNGLGAVKVL, encoded by the exons ATGTTTAGG TTCTTGGTAATCTGTGGTTGCTTGCTGGCAGTCGGGCAGGCCGGAGTAATCGGTGGTGGTTTACTCGCAACCGCGCCTGCAGCGCTTGCCGTGCAGCCAGCAGCAGCTTCCCTTCCTTTGAACGCAGCCGCCGCGGTGGCAGTACCAACGATCGCCACGTCGACCTCTAACGTGATTCGGG CTCCAGTTACTGCTGCTCTTGCCGCGCCTACGCTCCTCGCTCCTGGACTGACTACCGCGATCGCAGCCGGACCCACCATCGCCACCGGCATCGCTGCCGCTCCCTTGGGACTCAACGGGCTAGCTTTGAACGGTTTGGGAGCCGTCAAGGTCCTCTAA
- the CPF2 gene encoding cuticular protein CPF2 isoform X1: MFRFLVICGCLLAVGQAGVIGGGLLATAPAALAVQPAAASLPLNAAAAVAVPTIATSTSNVIRGIGNLGAISAYSKSVDTPFSSVRKADVRVNNPGIVTATAVPAPVVAVANSAVAAPVTAALAAPTLLAPGLTTAIAAGPTIATGIAAAPLGLNGLALNGLGAVKVL, translated from the exons ATGTTTAGG TTCTTGGTAATCTGTGGTTGCTTGCTGGCAGTCGGGCAGGCCGGAGTAATCGGTGGTGGTTTACTCGCAACCGCGCCTGCAGCGCTTGCCGTGCAGCCAGCAGCAGCTTCCCTTCCTTTGAACGCAGCCGCCGCGGTGGCAGTACCAACGATCGCCACGTCGACCTCTAACGTGATTCGGGGTATCGGTAACTTAGGTGCCATATCAGCCTACTCGAAGAGCGTAGATACGCCATTCAGTAGCGTCAGGAAAGCGGACGTGCGCGTTAACAATCCTGGAATCGTGACGGCGACCGCTGTGCCCGCCCCAGTAGTCGCGGTCGCTAATAGCGCCGTTGCAG CTCCAGTTACTGCTGCTCTTGCCGCGCCTACGCTCCTCGCTCCTGGACTGACTACCGCGATCGCAGCCGGACCCACCATCGCCACCGGCATCGCTGCCGCTCCCTTGGGACTCAACGGGCTAGCTTTGAACGGTTTGGGAGCCGTCAAGGTCCTCTAA
- the CPF1 gene encoding cuticular protein CPF1, which yields MFSKIVILVVACWVASSNAGFLAPLPSPAQYTLTTAALTSTSDNILRSSGNLAQIATQSKTISTPFSSSSKSDIRVTNPAIYAHAAPFAHVATQYAAPLAAAAPIAHSNQLLGVAYSPAVAVSHMAYSSPIGVSYSW from the exons ATGTTCTCCAAG ATCGTAATTCTTGTGGTCGCTTGCTGGGTGGCATCGAGCAATGCCGGTTTCTTGGCACCTCTACCCAGCCCCGCACAATACACCTTGACGACCGCAGCCTTGACATCCACGTCCGACAATATTCTTCGCAGTTCTGGAAATCTGGCTCAGATCGCTACCCAATCGAAAACGATTTCCACACCGTTCTCCAGCTCCAGCAAATCCGATATCCGCGTAACGAACCCGGCCATCTACGCGCACGCTGCACCCTTCGCACATGTGGCGACACAATACGCGGCACCTCTTGCCGCCGCCGCACCGATCGCTCATTCTAACCAGCTCCTCGGTGTTGCTTACTCGCCGGCGGTTGCTGTTTCGCACATGGCTTACAGCAGTCCTATCGGTGTCTCGTACTCCTGGTAA